In Nocardioides sp. JQ2195, a genomic segment contains:
- a CDS encoding enoyl-CoA hydratase → MTIQTAPGLAVSEADGVLTIRFDRPEALNAFTGEMVVGVIEQLHAVNGRDDVRVVVLTGSGGAFSTGADIAGENAHEGFDISALDAANALVRAIIGCDKPVVAGVNGIAAGVGLSAALACDLTVCAESAAFLLAFARVGLMPDGGATATVAASVGRARAMRLALLAEPLPAREAHDAGLVSHVLPDEEYAEGLASVVKRLRHGAPLAQAAMKRAINTASLTSLEPALENERTTQTMLLRTADAAEGMRAFSEKRHARFTGE, encoded by the coding sequence ATGACGATTCAGACCGCGCCCGGGTTGGCTGTCAGCGAGGCCGACGGGGTCCTGACCATCCGGTTCGATCGGCCGGAGGCACTCAACGCCTTCACTGGCGAGATGGTGGTCGGAGTGATCGAGCAGCTGCACGCGGTGAACGGGCGTGACGACGTCCGCGTGGTGGTGCTGACGGGTTCCGGCGGGGCATTCAGCACCGGTGCCGACATCGCGGGGGAGAATGCCCACGAGGGCTTCGACATCAGCGCCCTGGACGCCGCCAACGCCTTGGTCCGCGCGATCATCGGCTGCGACAAGCCGGTCGTGGCCGGCGTCAACGGCATCGCAGCCGGTGTCGGGCTCTCGGCCGCTCTCGCGTGTGACCTGACCGTGTGTGCGGAGTCGGCGGCCTTCCTGCTGGCCTTTGCCCGGGTGGGCCTGATGCCCGACGGGGGAGCCACCGCCACCGTCGCTGCCTCGGTCGGCCGGGCTCGAGCGATGCGGCTGGCCCTGCTGGCCGAGCCGTTGCCTGCGCGCGAGGCCCACGACGCCGGGCTGGTCTCCCACGTGCTGCCCGACGAGGAGTACGCCGAGGGGCTGGCCTCGGTCGTCAAGCGCCTGCGCCACGGCGCGCCGCTGGCCCAGGCCGCAATGAAGCGGGCCATCAACACGGCCTCGTTGACGAGCCTCGAGCCGGCCCTGGAGAACGAGCGCACCACGCAGACGATGCTGCTTCGCACGGCCGATGCCGCCGAGGGGATGCGAGCCTTCTCGGAGAAGCGCCACGCCCGGTTCACGGGCGAGTGA
- a CDS encoding nicotinate phosphoribosyltransferase — MTEPTGSTSTALLTDHYELTMLQATLAAGTAHRRSVFELFPRRLPEGRRYGVVAGVGRALDAVRDFRFDDHVLDVLRSGEVVNSQTLDWLADFRFSGDIWGYAEGDLYFPYSPLLIVESSFAEAVLLETVLLSIYNHDGAIASAASRMTMAAGDRPCIEMGSRRTHEEAAVAAARAAYVAGFATTSNLAARERYGVPTAGTSAHSFTLLHDTEEDAFRAQVSSLGKGTSLLVDTYDVAEAVRLGVEVAGPELGAVRLDSGDLGALAHQVRKQLDDLGAEKTRIIVTSDLDEHAIAALAAAPVDGYGVGTQLVTGSGHPTCGFVYKLVAREGDDGEMVSVAKKSKDKISIGGRKYALRRLGPDGRAQAEVIGIGEAPENDGNDRPLLVPLVRDGEIVGREPLEDARTRHTRARAELPLNAQMLSRGEPVIETIHA, encoded by the coding sequence GTGACCGAACCAACCGGCTCGACATCGACCGCCCTGCTGACCGACCACTACGAGCTGACGATGCTGCAGGCCACCTTGGCTGCCGGCACCGCACACCGACGCTCGGTCTTCGAGCTCTTCCCACGCCGGCTGCCCGAGGGACGACGCTATGGCGTGGTCGCCGGGGTCGGCCGTGCCCTGGACGCCGTTCGCGACTTCCGCTTCGACGACCACGTGCTCGACGTGCTCCGCTCCGGTGAGGTGGTGAACAGCCAGACCCTGGACTGGCTCGCCGACTTCCGGTTCAGCGGCGACATCTGGGGCTACGCGGAGGGCGACCTCTACTTCCCCTACTCCCCCCTGCTGATCGTCGAGTCGTCGTTCGCCGAGGCGGTCCTGCTGGAGACCGTGCTGCTCTCGATCTACAACCATGACGGGGCCATCGCCAGTGCCGCCTCGCGCATGACGATGGCGGCCGGTGATCGTCCGTGCATCGAGATGGGCTCGCGGCGAACCCACGAGGAAGCCGCCGTTGCCGCCGCCCGCGCGGCCTACGTCGCCGGCTTCGCCACCACGTCCAACCTCGCGGCCCGCGAGCGGTACGGCGTCCCGACGGCCGGCACCTCCGCGCACAGCTTCACGCTGCTCCACGACACGGAGGAGGATGCCTTCCGGGCCCAGGTCTCGTCGCTCGGCAAGGGCACGTCGCTGCTGGTCGACACCTATGACGTCGCCGAGGCGGTGCGCCTCGGCGTCGAGGTCGCCGGCCCCGAGCTGGGCGCCGTACGCCTCGACTCCGGGGACCTGGGTGCGCTGGCGCACCAGGTGCGCAAGCAGCTCGACGACCTCGGCGCCGAGAAAACCAGGATCATCGTGACCAGCGACCTGGACGAGCATGCGATCGCCGCGCTCGCCGCCGCCCCCGTCGACGGGTACGGCGTGGGCACCCAGCTGGTCACCGGCTCCGGGCACCCGACCTGCGGCTTCGTCTACAAGCTGGTCGCCCGCGAGGGCGACGACGGCGAGATGGTCTCGGTGGCGAAGAAGAGCAAGGACAAGATCTCGATCGGCGGTCGCAAGTACGCCCTGCGCAGGCTCGGCCCGGACGGGCGGGCGCAGGCCGAGGTCATCGGCATCGGCGAAGCCCCGGAGAACGACGGGAACGACCGCCCCCTCCTGGTTCCGCTCGTTCGGGACGGCGAGATCGTCGGCCGCGAGCCACTCGAGGACGCCCGCACCCGCCACACCCGGGCCCGCGCGGAGCTGCCCCTCAACGCGCAGATGCTCTCCAGGGGAGAGCCCGTCATCGAGACGATCCACGCCTGA
- a CDS encoding DUF2017 domain-containing protein — protein MSGFARHRRSGNIIAEFAGFEAELLRSLAAQLVELLRNEEAMPSDTTDPFEALMDFSGPTNAPEDPVLARLFPTAYADDEEAAGEFRRFTEGSLRDGKSQAAIAIIDGLEQAGLPQELTEAGLHFDVELDEATADAWLRSFTDLRLALATRLGVEEGDEDYWHGLPDDDPEAQAHDIYEWVGYLQETLVEALMS, from the coding sequence ATGAGTGGGTTTGCGCGGCACCGCCGCAGCGGCAACATCATTGCCGAGTTCGCGGGGTTCGAGGCCGAGCTGCTGCGCTCGTTGGCCGCGCAGCTGGTCGAGCTGTTGCGCAACGAGGAGGCCATGCCGTCCGACACGACGGACCCGTTCGAGGCGTTGATGGACTTCTCCGGCCCGACGAACGCGCCCGAGGACCCGGTGCTCGCCAGGCTGTTCCCCACGGCGTACGCCGATGACGAGGAGGCCGCCGGAGAGTTCCGCCGGTTCACCGAGGGCTCGCTGAGGGACGGCAAGTCCCAGGCGGCGATCGCGATCATCGACGGCCTCGAGCAGGCGGGGCTCCCGCAGGAGCTCACCGAGGCCGGGCTCCACTTCGACGTGGAGCTCGACGAGGCAACGGCTGACGCCTGGCTGCGCTCCTTCACCGACCTGCGGCTGGCGCTGGCCACGCGGCTCGGTGTGGAGGAGGGCGACGAGGACTACTGGCACGGCCTCCCCGACGACGACCCCGAGGCGCAGGCCCACGACATCTATGAGTGGGTCGGCTACCTGCAGGAGACGCTCGTCGAGGCCCTGATGAGCTGA
- a CDS encoding diiron oxygenase, giving the protein MTLVDPIPDRLLKSSARQSYDPEVDIDWEAPPVEGLFWMQPERTSLFGTPMWESLSPEQQVELSKHEVASIASVGLWFEILLMEILLRDVYRNDPREARTHYALTEVADECRHTLMFGKAIGTFGAPAYGPRDHIRKLGRVFPPIARGAAAYASILIGEEPVDRWQRDMMKDERIQPLVRMVSRIHVLEEARHVTFAREELEKSVRTMSRAERLWAQTLTAQAAFVMMRSLVNPAVYAAVGLDPQEARKVAVTNPNHRATIAWMGEKVMPYLEEQGMVGGGVNRKAWRGSFLLP; this is encoded by the coding sequence ATGACGCTCGTCGATCCGATCCCCGATCGGCTGCTGAAGTCCAGTGCACGCCAGTCCTACGACCCCGAGGTCGACATCGACTGGGAGGCGCCACCGGTCGAGGGGCTCTTCTGGATGCAGCCCGAGCGCACCTCGCTGTTCGGTACGCCGATGTGGGAGTCGCTGAGCCCGGAGCAGCAGGTCGAGCTGAGCAAGCACGAGGTCGCCTCGATCGCGAGTGTCGGCCTGTGGTTCGAGATCCTGCTCATGGAGATCCTGTTGCGCGACGTCTATCGCAACGACCCGCGCGAGGCGCGGACCCACTACGCACTCACCGAGGTGGCCGACGAGTGCCGGCACACGTTGATGTTCGGCAAGGCGATCGGCACCTTCGGCGCCCCGGCGTACGGCCCCCGTGACCACATCCGCAAGCTCGGCCGGGTGTTCCCGCCGATCGCCCGCGGCGCCGCGGCCTACGCCTCGATCCTGATCGGCGAGGAGCCCGTGGACCGCTGGCAGCGCGACATGATGAAGGACGAGCGCATCCAGCCGCTGGTGCGGATGGTCTCGCGCATCCACGTGCTCGAGGAGGCCCGCCACGTCACCTTCGCGCGTGAGGAGCTGGAGAAGTCGGTGAGGACGATGTCGCGGGCCGAGCGGCTCTGGGCGCAGACGCTCACCGCCCAAGCCGCCTTCGTGATGATGCGCTCGCTGGTCAACCCCGCGGTCTACGCGGCCGTCGGTCTGGACCCGCAGGAGGCGCGCAAGGTGGCGGTCACCAACCCGAACCACCGCGCGACGATCGCGTGGATGGGCGAGAAGGTGATGCCCTACCTCGAGGAGCAGGGCATGGTCGGCGGCGGTGTCAACCGCAAGGCGTGGCGTGGCTCGTTCCTGCTTCCCTGA
- a CDS encoding metalloregulator ArsR/SmtB family transcription factor: MSNEKTPVSALRAIAHPVRLQMLSLLTSTEMSAAEVARELDLTHANASYHLRVLVDAGEIVVAGEEKIRGGIAKRYRHPWQSEARPASAPTPPSEDDPQLYIRAVAEELVRRFGQRARGTRSLLTDAEMWVEPEVWEQVMAHVVAASELVHDRARPPRTPGTVHVNLTALAFALDGER; this comes from the coding sequence GTGAGCAACGAGAAGACGCCGGTGTCGGCCCTGCGCGCGATCGCGCACCCGGTGCGGCTGCAGATGCTCTCCCTGCTGACCAGCACGGAGATGAGCGCCGCCGAGGTCGCCCGCGAGCTCGACCTGACCCACGCCAACGCGAGCTACCACCTGCGTGTCCTGGTCGATGCCGGCGAGATCGTGGTGGCCGGCGAGGAGAAGATCCGCGGCGGCATCGCGAAGCGCTACCGGCACCCGTGGCAGAGCGAAGCCCGGCCAGCCTCCGCGCCCACCCCACCTTCCGAGGACGATCCACAGCTCTACATCCGGGCTGTCGCCGAGGAGCTGGTCCGCCGGTTCGGTCAACGTGCGCGGGGCACCCGTTCGTTGCTCACCGACGCCGAGATGTGGGTCGAGCCCGAGGTGTGGGAGCAGGTGATGGCGCACGTGGTGGCCGCCTCCGAGCTGGTGCACGACCGAGCCCGGCCACCTCGCACCCCAGGCACGGTGCACGTCAACCTCACCGCCCTGGCCTTCGCGTTGGACGGCGAGCGGTGA
- the clpS gene encoding ATP-dependent Clp protease adapter ClpS, with amino-acid sequence MTFLAKPWVTIVWNDPVNLMSYVTYVFNKYFGYDRKKCEKLMLEVHNDGRSAVSSGTREEMERDVQAMHGYGLWATMEKQ; translated from the coding sequence ATCACCTTCCTGGCCAAGCCGTGGGTGACCATCGTCTGGAACGACCCGGTCAACCTGATGTCCTACGTGACCTACGTCTTCAACAAGTACTTCGGCTATGACCGGAAGAAGTGCGAGAAGCTCATGCTCGAGGTGCACAACGACGGGCGTTCCGCGGTCTCCTCCGGCACTCGTGAGGAGATGGAGCGCGACGTGCAGGCGATGCACGGCTACGGCCTGTGGGCGACGATGGAGAAGCAGTGA
- a CDS encoding calcium-binding protein yields the protein MKVPKRLPIAGVVALLGALVVPLGGAPASAAALTCEGKRVTIVGTPGADVIDGTPGPDVIHGLAGGDRIRGLDGDDVICGGRGADTLRGGQGDDTFLPGRGGARDKADRIAYDESPAAIDAELGRGVVRGDGRDRLPRELAGDGQRIYTLVGSPHDDVIQGSRAREVILGIGGDDRIWGAGQVDKLIGGPGDDEMFGQGGADRLEGGPGSDVLHGADGPDVLVDTADSADAIRGGPGKDRISDVLVPAGRQRLHGGDGADVLTFDWRGSASHLVTDLGTGSSRFAGGADTIGLEDFTRLLLRAPSGSTADTMAKGTWTVNGTSAREFIDARTVRLVARGRGGDDQFVSGRFDDFAHGGAGEDVARLGKGSDTCVSIERGRATCEAVS from the coding sequence TTGAAGGTTCCGAAGCGCCTGCCGATCGCCGGGGTCGTCGCGCTGCTCGGCGCACTGGTCGTTCCGCTCGGCGGCGCACCGGCGTCGGCCGCAGCGCTGACCTGCGAGGGCAAGAGGGTCACCATCGTCGGCACGCCGGGGGCTGACGTGATCGACGGCACACCGGGCCCGGACGTCATCCACGGCCTGGCCGGTGGCGATCGCATCCGTGGCCTCGACGGTGATGACGTGATCTGCGGCGGCCGGGGTGCCGACACCCTCAGGGGCGGTCAAGGGGACGACACGTTCCTCCCGGGCAGGGGCGGAGCCCGCGACAAGGCGGACAGGATCGCGTACGACGAGTCGCCCGCGGCGATCGACGCGGAGCTCGGGAGAGGTGTCGTCCGGGGGGACGGCAGGGACCGACTGCCGAGGGAGCTCGCCGGTGACGGTCAGCGGATCTACACGCTGGTGGGTAGTCCCCACGACGACGTGATCCAGGGGAGCCGTGCCCGTGAGGTCATCCTCGGAATAGGTGGGGACGACCGCATCTGGGGTGCCGGACAGGTCGACAAGCTGATTGGCGGCCCGGGCGATGACGAGATGTTCGGCCAGGGCGGCGCCGATCGTCTCGAGGGCGGCCCGGGCTCTGACGTCCTCCATGGCGCCGACGGCCCCGACGTCCTGGTGGACACCGCTGACTCCGCAGACGCCATCCGCGGAGGTCCGGGGAAGGACCGGATCAGCGACGTCCTGGTGCCGGCTGGGCGTCAGCGTCTCCACGGTGGCGACGGGGCGGACGTGCTGACCTTCGACTGGCGTGGCAGCGCGAGCCACCTCGTCACAGACCTGGGCACCGGCTCGTCCCGCTTCGCGGGTGGGGCGGACACCATCGGCCTCGAGGACTTCACCCGACTTCTTCTGCGCGCTCCTTCGGGAAGCACTGCGGACACGATGGCCAAGGGCACCTGGACGGTCAACGGCACCTCCGCCCGCGAGTTCATCGACGCCCGCACGGTCCGCCTGGTCGCCCGCGGGCGGGGCGGCGACGACCAGTTCGTCAGCGGTCGCTTCGACGACTTCGCCCATGGAGGCGCGGGGGAGGACGTGGCTCGGCTGGGCAAGGGGTCGGACACCTGTGTCTCGATCGAGCGTGGCCGGGCGACCTGCGAGGCCGTCAGCTGA
- a CDS encoding DUF1697 domain-containing protein: MPSYVAFLRAINLGANRKFPKDAIRAAVEGAGCTDVETHINTGNVRLTTSMRSRARIETTLEDAFLTDRGFEVPTIVFPTAELAQVGRDAEELNRPDLARHYIWLLKDEPSAEVVDRVHALDGDGHRAVIRGRACHLLLAEGYEQGAVDPLRTEKLLGVATNRNFNVVTTLARKWC; encoded by the coding sequence ATGCCGTCGTACGTCGCCTTCCTGCGCGCCATCAACCTGGGCGCCAACCGCAAGTTCCCCAAGGACGCCATCCGTGCGGCCGTCGAAGGTGCCGGGTGCACCGACGTCGAGACCCACATCAACACCGGCAACGTCAGGCTGACCACGTCGATGCGCTCGCGCGCCAGGATCGAGACGACGCTCGAGGACGCGTTCCTCACCGACCGTGGGTTCGAGGTGCCGACGATCGTCTTCCCGACCGCGGAGCTGGCCCAGGTGGGGCGTGACGCGGAAGAGCTGAACCGCCCCGACCTGGCCCGGCACTACATCTGGTTGCTCAAGGATGAGCCGTCGGCCGAGGTCGTCGACCGGGTCCATGCCCTGGACGGCGACGGTCATCGTGCGGTGATCCGCGGGAGGGCCTGTCACCTGTTGCTCGCCGAGGGCTACGAGCAGGGCGCCGTGGACCCGTTGCGCACGGAGAAGCTGCTCGGTGTCGCCACCAACCGCAACTTCAACGTGGTCACGACGCTGGCACGGAAGTGGTGTTGA
- the gdhA gene encoding NADP-specific glutamate dehydrogenase has translation MNDLDPALQRVFQTVLDRNPGEAEFHQAVREVLESLNAVVARHPEYVDGSIIERLCEPERQLMFRVPWTDDQGNIHINRGFRVEFNSALGPFKGGLRFHPTVNLGIVKFLGFEQIFKNALTGLPIGGGKGGSDFDPKGRSDAEVMRFCQSLMTELYRHIGEYTDVPAGDIGVGGREIGYLFGQYKRITNRYESGVLTGKGLSYGGSQVRTEATGYGTVIFAREMLATRNQALSGRRVIVSGSGNVAIYAAQKAQQLGAHVVACSDSGGYVVDEDGIDVDLLRQVKDVERGRVADYAARRPKAVHHEGGSVWDVPCEIALPCATQNELDGDAARTLVGNGLLALAEGANMPSTPEAVQVFQEAGILFAPGKAANAGGVATSALEMQQNASRDSWHFDHTEKRLDQIMVDVHQRCAEAADTYGQPGNYVAGANISSFMQVADAMLAHGVI, from the coding sequence ATGAACGATCTCGACCCGGCGCTGCAGCGCGTCTTCCAGACCGTCCTCGACCGCAACCCCGGAGAGGCCGAGTTCCACCAGGCCGTCCGCGAGGTCCTCGAGTCGCTCAACGCAGTCGTGGCCCGTCACCCGGAGTACGTCGACGGCTCCATCATCGAGCGCCTCTGTGAGCCCGAGCGGCAGCTCATGTTCCGGGTGCCGTGGACCGACGACCAGGGCAACATCCACATCAACCGTGGCTTCCGCGTCGAGTTCAACTCCGCTCTCGGCCCGTTCAAGGGTGGGCTCCGCTTCCACCCGACGGTCAACCTCGGGATCGTGAAGTTCCTCGGCTTCGAGCAGATCTTCAAGAACGCGCTGACCGGCCTGCCCATCGGTGGCGGCAAGGGTGGTTCGGACTTCGACCCGAAGGGTCGCAGCGACGCCGAGGTGATGCGGTTCTGCCAGTCCCTGATGACCGAGCTCTACCGCCACATCGGTGAGTACACCGACGTTCCCGCCGGCGACATCGGCGTGGGCGGCCGCGAGATCGGCTACCTCTTCGGGCAGTACAAGCGGATCACCAACCGCTACGAGTCCGGCGTCCTCACGGGCAAGGGCCTGTCCTACGGTGGCTCGCAGGTACGCACCGAGGCAACGGGCTACGGCACGGTGATCTTCGCCCGCGAGATGCTGGCCACCCGCAACCAGGCCCTGTCCGGCCGCCGGGTGATCGTCTCCGGCTCCGGCAACGTCGCGATCTATGCCGCACAGAAGGCCCAGCAGCTCGGCGCCCACGTGGTGGCCTGCTCCGACTCCGGCGGCTACGTGGTCGACGAGGACGGCATCGACGTGGACCTGCTCCGCCAGGTCAAGGACGTCGAGCGCGGCCGGGTCGCCGACTACGCCGCGCGGCGTCCGAAGGCCGTGCACCACGAGGGCGGTTCCGTGTGGGACGTCCCGTGCGAGATCGCGCTGCCCTGCGCCACCCAGAACGAGCTCGACGGCGACGCGGCGCGCACGCTGGTCGGCAACGGGCTGCTCGCCCTCGCCGAAGGTGCCAACATGCCCTCGACCCCGGAGGCCGTCCAGGTCTTCCAGGAGGCGGGCATCCTCTTCGCCCCGGGCAAGGCTGCCAACGCCGGTGGTGTGGCGACCAGCGCCCTGGAGATGCAGCAGAACGCCTCCCGCGACTCGTGGCACTTCGACCACACCGAGAAGCGTCTCGACCAGATCATGGTCGACGTGCACCAGCGGTGTGCCGAGGCTGCCGACACCTACGGCCAGCCGGGCAACTACGTGGCCGGCGCCAACATCTCGAGCTTCATGCAGGTCGCCGACGCGATGCTGGCCCACGGCGTCATCTGA
- a CDS encoding nicotinamidase yields the protein MTRALIVVDVQNDFCEGGSLAVAGGAEVAHRASALLARWTAKGPDAPDYSHVVATKDHHIDPGAHWSDDPDFVDSWPVHCKVGTDGEAFHPNLDPQPFDAIFLKGEYAAAYSGFEGRNGDGHGLSGWLREHGVTEVDVCGIATDHCVRATALDGVSEGFAVRLLPDLCAGVGPESTDRALAEMTAAGVTLG from the coding sequence ATGACCCGTGCACTGATCGTCGTTGACGTCCAGAACGACTTCTGCGAGGGCGGCTCGTTGGCCGTGGCCGGCGGCGCCGAGGTGGCCCATCGCGCGTCGGCACTGCTGGCCCGCTGGACCGCCAAGGGCCCCGACGCGCCGGACTACTCCCACGTCGTGGCGACCAAGGACCACCACATCGACCCGGGTGCGCACTGGTCCGACGACCCCGACTTCGTCGACTCATGGCCGGTGCACTGCAAGGTCGGCACGGATGGCGAGGCGTTCCACCCGAACCTCGACCCCCAACCCTTCGACGCGATCTTCCTCAAGGGCGAGTACGCCGCCGCCTACTCCGGCTTCGAGGGGCGCAACGGCGACGGCCACGGCCTGAGCGGCTGGTTGCGCGAGCACGGTGTCACCGAGGTCGACGTCTGCGGCATCGCCACCGACCACTGCGTGCGCGCCACCGCCCTCGATGGTGTGTCCGAGGGCTTTGCGGTGCGCCTCCTGCCTGACCTGTGTGCCGGGGTCGGGCCCGAGTCGACCGACCGGGCCCTGGCCGAGATGACGGCTGCCGGAGTCACGCTCGGCTGA
- a CDS encoding MoaD/ThiS family protein codes for MAIEVRIPTILRTYTNGEKAVNAEGTNLSALIENLDANHPGIGERLLEDKDGKSDLRRFVNVYVNDEDVRFIGGLDATLNDGDQVVVLPAVAGGAGNGAEPTAR; via the coding sequence ATGGCCATCGAGGTCCGGATCCCCACCATCCTGCGCACCTACACCAACGGCGAGAAGGCGGTGAACGCCGAAGGCACGAACCTCTCGGCGTTGATCGAGAACCTCGATGCCAACCACCCCGGCATCGGCGAGCGACTCCTCGAGGACAAGGACGGCAAGAGCGACCTGCGCCGGTTCGTGAACGTCTACGTCAATGACGAGGACGTCCGGTTCATCGGTGGCCTCGACGCCACCCTGAACGACGGCGACCAGGTCGTCGTCCTGCCCGCCGTCGCCGGCGGTGCCGGCAATGGGGCCGAGCCGACGGCTCGCTAG
- a CDS encoding M67 family metallopeptidase: MLTIDQATYDSIVAHAKRDHPDEACGIVAGPEGSDRPTRFVEMVNAAGSPTFYEFDSTELLALYKEMWDNDEEPVVVYHSHTATEAYPSRTDIGLASEPNAHYVLVSTREHGNNEGPVEFRSYRIIDGEVTEEDVTVTTPDTRSDS, encoded by the coding sequence GTGTTGACCATCGACCAGGCGACCTACGACTCGATCGTCGCCCACGCCAAGCGGGACCACCCCGACGAGGCCTGCGGCATCGTCGCCGGCCCCGAGGGCAGCGACCGTCCCACCCGGTTCGTCGAGATGGTCAACGCCGCGGGAAGTCCCACGTTCTACGAGTTCGACTCCACCGAGCTCCTCGCGCTCTACAAGGAGATGTGGGACAACGACGAGGAGCCGGTGGTGGTCTACCACTCCCACACGGCCACCGAGGCCTACCCGAGTCGCACCGACATCGGCCTGGCCAGCGAGCCCAATGCCCACTATGTGCTCGTCTCCACACGAGAGCACGGGAATAACGAGGGCCCTGTGGAGTTCAGGTCCTACAGAATCATCGACGGTGAAGTGACCGAGGAAGACGTCACCGTCACCACCCCAGACACGAGGAGTGACTCCTGA
- a CDS encoding MFS transporter, protein MSWSASFAPLRETNFRWFFAARLISTAGSMMAPIALAFAVLDVSNSAAALGQVLAARSIPLVLFLLVGGVIADRIDRALVMQVSNLLAGLTQGIVAWLVISGQAELWQLIALEAVNGTVSAASFPAMSSVVPQLVPRSQLQPANVLLSMTRGGLAIIGPSVAAILVVTVGSGCALAVDAATWLIASLCLTRVRIPRRDRSGDAPPNMIRELKEGWTVFSGTTWLWIVVLAFGILNAIHAGAWFTLGPVVAKATFGEQGWGYVVSAEAIGLLLMTVVMLRVSFRFPLRAGMVGMACFAAPLMMLGLDPQLLPLVGATFIAGAGVEVFSIGWSLAMQENIDESVLSRAYSYDALGSFVAMPLGQLVYGPLGEWFGPRDVLVTSAVVYAAVALLTLTSRSVRNLERAQLEKVS, encoded by the coding sequence GTGAGCTGGTCGGCGTCCTTCGCCCCACTGCGCGAGACGAACTTCCGGTGGTTCTTCGCGGCCCGCCTCATCAGCACGGCCGGCTCGATGATGGCCCCGATCGCCCTCGCCTTCGCCGTGCTCGACGTGAGCAACTCGGCCGCTGCCCTGGGCCAGGTGCTGGCCGCCCGCAGCATCCCCCTGGTGCTCTTCCTGCTGGTCGGCGGTGTCATTGCCGACCGCATCGACCGGGCCCTGGTCATGCAGGTCTCCAACCTGCTGGCCGGGCTCACCCAGGGCATCGTGGCCTGGCTGGTGATCTCGGGCCAGGCCGAGCTGTGGCAGCTGATCGCACTGGAGGCCGTCAACGGAACCGTCTCCGCGGCGAGCTTCCCTGCGATGTCCAGCGTCGTTCCCCAGCTCGTGCCCCGCTCCCAGCTCCAGCCCGCGAACGTCCTGCTGTCGATGACCCGTGGCGGCCTGGCCATCATCGGCCCCTCCGTCGCGGCCATCCTGGTGGTCACGGTCGGGTCCGGCTGCGCGCTGGCCGTCGACGCCGCGACGTGGCTGATCGCCTCCCTCTGTCTCACCAGGGTGCGGATCCCCCGTCGCGACCGTTCCGGCGACGCGCCACCGAACATGATCCGGGAGCTCAAGGAGGGCTGGACCGTCTTCTCCGGGACCACGTGGCTGTGGATCGTCGTGCTCGCCTTCGGCATCCTCAACGCCATCCACGCCGGGGCGTGGTTCACCCTCGGGCCCGTGGTCGCCAAGGCGACCTTCGGCGAGCAGGGCTGGGGTTACGTCGTCTCCGCCGAGGCGATCGGCCTGCTCCTGATGACCGTGGTGATGCTGCGCGTCTCGTTCAGGTTCCCCCTGCGCGCGGGGATGGTGGGCATGGCCTGCTTCGCCGCACCCCTGATGATGCTCGGGCTCGACCCGCAGCTGCTGCCGCTGGTCGGAGCCACCTTCATCGCCGGTGCCGGGGTCGAGGTCTTCTCCATCGGCTGGAGCCTGGCCATGCAGGAGAACATCGACGAGTCCGTGCTGTCCCGCGCCTACTCCTACGACGCCCTCGGCTCGTTCGTCGCCATGCCGTTGGGCCAGCTGGTCTACGGGCCCCTCGGGGAGTGGTTCGGCCCCCGCGACGTGCTGGTCACGAGCGCCGTCGTCTATGCCGCGGTCGCCCTGCTCACGTTGACCTCGCGGTCGGTGCGCAACCTCGAACGCGCCCAGCTGGAGAAGGTCAGCTGA